The DNA region GGCCTCGAAGAGGCTGAAGCCTGCCCAGCGGGTAAAGGCTTCTTCCATGGTGATGTGCAGGAAGGGGGGGCGGAGAGGGCTCTGTCCCTCAGCGGTTTCCGTCCCCAGGAGCCTTGCAAAAAGCTCCTCGGTAATCCTGAGCGAATCCTCGTACCCGGCGTCCATGGTGTAGTATTCCAGCATGGTGAATTCCGGGCTGTGAAGCCGCCCGGTGGATTCCCCGTTTCTGAAACACTTGCAAATCTGGTACAGACTGGTCCGGTGTCGGGCGATGAGCCGCTTCATCCAGATTTCCGGGGAGGGGATGAGCCAGTAGGGTTTTGTTTTCCTGACCCTGCTGTTTTCCGGGGCAAGGTAGGCGGTCTCGAAAACTTCCAGGCAGGTTTCGGGGATTAGGTCCGGCGCCAGGAGGGGGGTGTCCGCTTCCAGATAGTTCCGTTTGTCAAAAAAAGCACGTACTTCCCGGATTATCCGGGCTCGTTCCCACAGTAGTTCAATATCCAAGCTTATTATTCCTTATGCAAGCCGCAGGGCCGCCTCTTTCCAGCGGCGGCCCCGGTCAAATTCGTTCAAAAACATCCCAAAGGAAGCACAGCCTGGGGACAACGCCACCACATCCCCCGCCTCAGCCGCCTCCAGGGCGGATTTGACCGCCTCATCCACGGTACCAAAGGGCCCCCGGTAGGGGATGCCCGCCTGATCCAGAAGGCTCCGGAGCTTTTCGCTGCCGGTTCCGGCCAGGAGTACCAGGGCTTTTGCCTTGACCGCCGCCTTGGCCAGACAACTGAAGTCCAGGTTCTTGTCGGTGCCCCCGGTGATCAGCACCACAGGCCGGTCAAAAGCCTCCAAAGCGGCGGCGGCGGCTTCGGGGATGGTGGCGGCGGTGTCGTTGTAGAACCGTATCCCCCTTGCCTCATGGAAAAATTCCAGCCGGTGTTCAATGCCCGGAAAAGTCCCCAGGCTTTCCCGGATAAAATCCGCTGGCAGCCCCAGGTCCAGGAGGGACAGAGCTGCGGCGAGAAGGTTCTTTTTCTGGTGGACCCCCGGTGTCAGGAGCTGTGCCGGGACGACTTCGACGATGTCCCCTGAACCCAGCCTGGCCAGGCCACAGCCGCTGGCGTCGTCAACCCAGCCGCCGGCTCTGTCCCCATCCGGGGGCTTCATACCGTAAACCAGGTGGCGGCCCTTTGTTTCCCCAAGGAAGCTCTGTCCCCAGGAATCATCCGGGGCTACAGTGACATCCCTCCCATCCTGGCCCTGACAAATCACCCGTTTGTCCGCTACATAGGCTTCCATGGCGCCATACCAGTCCAGGTGGTCGGGCATGATGGATGTAATCACCGCCGCCCGGGGTTTAAGCAGCGCCCTGTTTCCCGGATTGGGGACAGAGCTCATTTTTCCCCGCAGATCCCCCAACTGCCAACTAGAAAGCTCCAGCACCACATCATCCTCCGCCCTCAGCCCATCCAGAAAAGTGAGGGGCGAAAGGGTGATGTTACCTCCCAGGTAGGCCTTCCCGGAAAGCAAGCCCTTGGCCCGTGCCTTATCCAGCACCCAGTGTATCGCCGAGGAAGTGCTGGATTTGCCCTTGGAACCGGTAACCGCGATAAGCCGGGCTGGGGAGGCAGCCAGGAAAAGGGAGATATCCGTCTCAATGCGCCGGGCCGCTTGGAGGTAGGGGGAATTCGGCCGTACACCGGGGTTTTTAATCACCAGATCCGCCTGTTCAAAATCCTTGATATCGTGGCGGCCCAGGACATAGCGGGCTGTGATCCCGGCGGCCTTGAGTTTTTCTATTGATGGGGACAGAGCTGTTTCATCCCGCAGATCCGTTACAGTCAGTTCCGCCCCGTGGTCCGCCAGGTAGCGGGCGGATTCCAGCCCCCCCCCGTGGAGGCCCAGCCCCATAACCAGGGCCTTCATCCCCCTGAATGGCTGCCTTGTTTCCGCACTCCCTTCCATCAATAACTCCTTCACCCCGGACCATTGCCCCCAGGGGCACTTCATTGTATAGTATCTCACATGGCGCCCATTGAAACAGATACTCAGCGGCCGATTCTGGACGAAACCGGTAAGCCGGTCAATTTCGGCTGGGCCCGCTCGCCTCTTTTCCTCTATAACAAGGATTTAGTTCACCCCCCCTACGGGCGCATCACCGAATCGGAACGGTACATCATCTTTTCCCCCACCCACCTCATGATCTTTGACGTGATGGACGGCGGATGCCTGGGGTACATCAGTATAAGTGTGGTTTCCCTGAAGGATAAAAAACGGTCCACCCAGCCTTTCACCATTCCTTTCCCTTTGGGGATCTTCGATTTGCCTTCGAGCAGTGAAACCGGTTCTGCCCGGATACAGCGGAAAAAGTTCGCCATCGACTTTTCCGCCATGGAAGGGGGAAGTCGGATCATCAAAGTGGACATCCCCCGTTTCGGCCACCATCGGCGCCTGAGGGGGGAAGTGGTACTGAGCCCGCCTCCGGGAGCTGAATCTATGGTGACCTGCTCTCCCTGGCGGCGGGAAAAAAACGCCTTCTGGTATACCCGGCGCTCCCCCTGGTACATAGCCGAAGGGGTCATGCAGTTCGGCAGCACCGAGTTGGTCTTTCTCAAAGACAAGGCTTGGGGTATCTTTGACTGGAACCGGGGGGTCCGTCCCCGTGGGGACATCCGCCTTTGGGCCGCCGCCTGCGGTAAGTCCGGGGGTCGGCAGATAGGTTTTAACGTGGGATACAGCAGCGCCGATTCCGGCCCGGGTACGGAAAACGCCTTTTTTGCCGAGGGGAAGCTCCACAAACTGGATCAGGTAACCTTCCATATCCCCCCGACGGACTGGCTTGAGCCCTGGCGTTTTACCAGCAACGACAAACGGCTCGAAATGACCTTCACTCCCCACCAGGAACGGTCCGACCGGAACGTCATGTTCTTTCACACCCTTACCCGCCGCCAGGTTTGCGGCTCTTTTTCCGGCAAGGTGATCCTGGACGACGGCGCAAAACTGGAATTTCAGGATATCACGGGCTTCGCGGAACGACGGAAAACCCGCTTTTAGAAAGTTTTTTTGATGAACCTCTCCGTAAGTTGACTTTTTGTAACCCAGGGTATGGACCTGTTTGCGGATTAGGTATATACTCCGTCCTACGTGCCGTCACCGTGCAGCGTACTAGAGAAGTCTCAGCTATTACAACAGGAGCGAAGATGATAGGTAAGCTGGTTTTGACGGCAATTAATCGGTTGGTTAATAATATTATTTTGGGCAGGGTACGGAATAACTTAGTCTATAAAGACGACTTTGTCCGTAATTCCTCCCTGGAACTTGTGGCCTATGAAATTTTTGAAAAAAAGCTGCTGGGATGTGTTGCTGAACTAGGGGTATTCAGGGGTGAATTCGCCCAGCTTATCAATACCTTGTTTCCTGAGAGAAAACTGTATTTATTTGACACCTTTGAAGGGTTTGATCACAGGGATGTAAAAATAGAAATCGAAAATGGTTTTTCCACCGCAAAAAAACAAGATTACTACAATTCAAGCGTTGATTTGGTATTGGATAAAATGAAATACCCCGAAAGCTGTATAGTTAAAAAGGGTTATTTCCCCGAAACAATAACAGACGTAGAAGAAAAATTTGTGTTTGTCAGTATTGATGTGGATCTATATGAACCGATTTATAACGGGCTTTTGTTCTTTTACCCCCGATTGCAGCACGGTGGATATATTTTTGTGCATGATTATAACAATATAAGCTTCGGCGGCGCTAAAGCGGCGGTACAAAAATTCGCAAGAGAATTTAACATTTCCTATTTTCCTTTAAGCGATGGCTGCGGTACCGCAGTATTTGTAAAGTAAGCCATTATAATAATTTGCCTGGTCCAAAATCCACAGAACCGGAACACCGGGATATTTTTAGTTTGTTCCGGTAAAGCCCATTTCCCCCAGGGCCTTTTCTGCCTCGGCGATCTCGTCGTAGGCTATGGTTTCTGTCGCATATATAATCGAATTCTCGTGACCCTTCCCCAGGAGGAGGACCAGGTCCCCGCTCTCAGCCAGAGAAAAGGCCTTCCGTATGGCCTGGCTTCGATCCGGAATGAGGAAGAGGTTCTCGCCTCGTTTACCCTCAGGACAGCCTAGGGCGATTTCCTCCAGGATGGTCAGGGGTACCTCGCCCCGGGGATCCTCGTCGGTGAGGAACACTAAATCCGACCAGTCGGCGGCGATCCGGCCCTGTTCAGGCCGCTTTTTGGTGTCCCGCTCCCCGGCGGAACCGAAGAGGCTGATGATGCGACCCCCGGTTCTGTCTATTCGTTCCCGTAAGGGAGGGAAAATCGTTTCAAAAGAAGAGGGAGTATGGGCATAGTCCACCAACACTTCAAAGGGTTGTCCTCTTTGAACCTTTGTCATACGCCCTCGGACCGGTTTGAGCTTGGTTACCAGTGGGATCAAGTCTTTTACCGGCACAAAGAGGAGCCCTGAAACGACGAGGAGGCTTGCCAGGACATTCCCGGCATTAAAAGCCCCGGGCAAACGGTCCCGGATATCCACTACTTCCCCGGTTTCCCGGATCAACGCCTCATACCAGTTGCCATTAACGGCGCTTTCTACGCTCCGCAGGGAAATGTCCGCGTCTTTGCCCCGGGTACTGTAGGTATAGGTTTTATGCAGGGTGGCGGAGGCGAAATAGCCGACGCTGGGGTCATCCGCATTGGCTACTCCGAAAGAAGGGGGGAGCGCCTCGGTTTTTTGTAAATGGACGCCTTTAAGATGATCGTAGTGGTCCAGGGTGCGGAAAAGATTGGCCTTGTCATCCCGGTACTGCTCCCAGGTGCCGTGAAATTCCAGGTGCTCATGGGTCACGTTGGTCATGACGCTTACATCAAAGGCCACATCCCCCAGGCGGTTGGTCTTTGGGGAAAGGCCGTGGGAACTGGCCTCAATCACCGCATATTCGGCGCCGTTTGCGACCATATCAGCCAGGAGCCTGTGTATGGTGATAGCCTCCGGGGTAGTCTGATGCTCCGGGTTCCAGAGCTCACCGGTACCATCACTGTACTGTACTGTAGAAACGAACCCCGCTTTTTTTCCGGCCAGGAGCAGAAACTGGTAGATCAGGTAAACCGTGGTGCTTTTCCCCTCGGTGCCGGTTACCCCGATAATAGTTAACTGTTTGGAGGGGTTATTATAGAAGGAAGACGCCACCGGGGACATGGCAGCCCGGGAATTTCGCGCCCGCAGATACAGGACTCCATCCTGGAATTCGGTCAACTCATCCTGATACAGAATCGCCGCCGCCCCCCTCTGTATGGCATCGGGGATAAACCGGTGCCCGTCGGTATGCAGTCCCGGTAGGGCAAAAAAGAGGTTCCCCGGCTTAACCTTACGGGAGTCGTATTCAAGCCCCGTGATCAGAGGATCCTCCCGGCCATTTTTTTCCAATAACTCCGCTTGCCAGGAAATACCATCGGTGAAAAAATCAGATAAACAACGTTCCATTTCTTAATAGTATAGTGGAAAAATACATTCGGTCAACGCAGAATCATTTGAGTATAACTATTCTCAACTTATGATGGCTAAAGCAATTTTTAGCCCAATACCCTAAAAGGTACGGAGGCGGGAAATGTTGATTCATACTTATGCGCCCTTTGGGGCTGAAGGAATTATTATCCGGGTTGAGGCGGATATACGCAGGGGCATACCGGGGATCGATATCACCGGTCTTGCCGAGGGGGCGGTACGGGAGGCCCGGGAACGGGTCAGGGCGGCTTTCCGGAATTCCGGTTTTACCTTTCCCATGGACCGGGTCCTGATCAACCTGGCCCCTGCGGGGGTGCGGAAGGACGGGGCTTCCCTGGACCTGCCCATAGCTTTGGCGGTGATGACCGCTGCAGGGCTTATCCCCAATACCGGCCTGTCCCAGGAAAGCGCCTGGGATGAAAAGCCCCTGCTGGTCATGGGTGAGCTGGAACTTTCCGGCCGCATTCGACCGGTCCGGGGGGTCCTGGCAGCTGCTGCGGCAGGGCTTAAGGCGGGTATTGGGGAATTTATGGTCCCCACAGGGAATGCAACCGAGGCGGCCATCCTGGTTTCAGGCCGCTTTGCCGCCGCCGCTACCCTAACCGAAGCGGCCCATGCCCTGGCCCTGCGCCGGGAAACCGGCTCCCTGCCCCTTTCCACAGCGGCATCGGATACTGGGGCTTCCGGCACGGCGGCCCCAGGCGAATCAGCCTGGGGGGACTTTGCGGAAGTCCGGGGCCAGGGCCGGTACAAGCGGGCCCTGGAGATAGCCGCTGCAGGGGGGCACAACCTCCTGGTCTTCGGTCCCCCTGGGGCAGGTAAAACCATGCTGGCCCGGCGCCTCCCCTCGATCATGGCCCCCCTCACGGCGGAGGAAGCCGTGGAAGTGACCCGACTTCACAGCCTGGCAGGGCGCATCATGGAAAAAACCGAGGGCCGGCTTATCACCAGGCCCCCCTTTCGCTCCCCCCACCATTCCGCCTCCGCCGAAGGCATTCTGGGGGGCGGCAAAACCGTCCGCCCAGGAGAGATAAGCCTGGCCCACTTCGGCCTGCTCTTTCTGGATGAGGCCCCTGAATTCCGCTCCAATGTCCTTCAGTCCCTGCGGGAACCCCTGGAAGATCGGGTGATAACCATCTCCCGTGCGGACGGCCCGGTGCGGCTTCCCGCAGAATTCCAGCTCATCCTGGCTGCCAACCCCTGCCCCTGCGGCCGCCTGGGTATGCGTACACCCTCAGGGGGAATCACAGCCGGCAACCCAGACGCACCGTATATCCCCAGGGACCCGCATCTCGCCGCCATCCCCGGCGCCCAGGGCTGTTTCTGCAGCTCCGATGAGATACGCCGGTACTGGCGCAAATTCGGCGCCGCCCTCCTGGACCGGGTAGAACTCCGGGTAGCCGTGGCGTCCCCGGGCTTGGAACGCATGGCCAGTGAACGGGAGGAGAGCAGCGCTGCTATTGCAAAACGGGTTCTTGGGGCGGTGAAGATACAGCG from Treponema primitia ZAS-2 includes:
- a CDS encoding YifB family Mg chelatase-like AAA ATPase → MLIHTYAPFGAEGIIIRVEADIRRGIPGIDITGLAEGAVREARERVRAAFRNSGFTFPMDRVLINLAPAGVRKDGASLDLPIALAVMTAAGLIPNTGLSQESAWDEKPLLVMGELELSGRIRPVRGVLAAAAAGLKAGIGEFMVPTGNATEAAILVSGRFAAAATLTEAAHALALRRETGSLPLSTAASDTGASGTAAPGESAWGDFAEVRGQGRYKRALEIAAAGGHNLLVFGPPGAGKTMLARRLPSIMAPLTAEEAVEVTRLHSLAGRIMEKTEGRLITRPPFRSPHHSASAEGILGGGKTVRPGEISLAHFGLLFLDEAPEFRSNVLQSLREPLEDRVITISRADGPVRLPAEFQLILAANPCPCGRLGMRTPSGGITAGNPDAPYIPRDPHLAAIPGAQGCFCSSDEIRRYWRKFGAALLDRVELRVAVASPGLERMASEREESSAAIAKRVLGAVKIQRERFKNVNLRRNANMSPALIDRYCVLSEGAEKAFHTATEKLALSGRAYHGALRVARTIADLEGQELIKTVHILEAIQHRRLGEDPYDVFSAEG
- the murD gene encoding UDP-N-acetylmuramoyl-L-alanine--D-glutamate ligase, translating into MEGSAETRQPFRGMKALVMGLGLHGGGLESARYLADHGAELTVTDLRDETALSPSIEKLKAAGITARYVLGRHDIKDFEQADLVIKNPGVRPNSPYLQAARRIETDISLFLAASPARLIAVTGSKGKSSTSSAIHWVLDKARAKGLLSGKAYLGGNITLSPLTFLDGLRAEDDVVLELSSWQLGDLRGKMSSVPNPGNRALLKPRAAVITSIMPDHLDWYGAMEAYVADKRVICQGQDGRDVTVAPDDSWGQSFLGETKGRHLVYGMKPPDGDRAGGWVDDASGCGLARLGSGDIVEVVPAQLLTPGVHQKKNLLAAALSLLDLGLPADFIRESLGTFPGIEHRLEFFHEARGIRFYNDTAATIPEAAAAALEAFDRPVVLITGGTDKNLDFSCLAKAAVKAKALVLLAGTGSEKLRSLLDQAGIPYRGPFGTVDEAVKSALEAAEAGDVVALSPGCASFGMFLNEFDRGRRWKEAALRLA
- a CDS encoding UDP-N-acetylmuramoyl-L-alanyl-D-glutamate--2,6-diaminopimelate ligase; the encoded protein is MERCLSDFFTDGISWQAELLEKNGREDPLITGLEYDSRKVKPGNLFFALPGLHTDGHRFIPDAIQRGAAAILYQDELTEFQDGVLYLRARNSRAAMSPVASSFYNNPSKQLTIIGVTGTEGKSTTVYLIYQFLLLAGKKAGFVSTVQYSDGTGELWNPEHQTTPEAITIHRLLADMVANGAEYAVIEASSHGLSPKTNRLGDVAFDVSVMTNVTHEHLEFHGTWEQYRDDKANLFRTLDHYDHLKGVHLQKTEALPPSFGVANADDPSVGYFASATLHKTYTYSTRGKDADISLRSVESAVNGNWYEALIRETGEVVDIRDRLPGAFNAGNVLASLLVVSGLLFVPVKDLIPLVTKLKPVRGRMTKVQRGQPFEVLVDYAHTPSSFETIFPPLRERIDRTGGRIISLFGSAGERDTKKRPEQGRIAADWSDLVFLTDEDPRGEVPLTILEEIALGCPEGKRGENLFLIPDRSQAIRKAFSLAESGDLVLLLGKGHENSIIYATETIAYDEIAEAEKALGEMGFTGTN
- a CDS encoding TylF/MycF/NovP-related O-methyltransferase, with amino-acid sequence MTFCNPGYGPVCGLGIYSVLRAVTVQRTREVSAITTGAKMIGKLVLTAINRLVNNIILGRVRNNLVYKDDFVRNSSLELVAYEIFEKKLLGCVAELGVFRGEFAQLINTLFPERKLYLFDTFEGFDHRDVKIEIENGFSTAKKQDYYNSSVDLVLDKMKYPESCIVKKGYFPETITDVEEKFVFVSIDVDLYEPIYNGLLFFYPRLQHGGYIFVHDYNNISFGGAKAAVQKFAREFNISYFPLSDGCGTAVFVK
- a CDS encoding DUF2804 domain-containing protein; amino-acid sequence: MAPIETDTQRPILDETGKPVNFGWARSPLFLYNKDLVHPPYGRITESERYIIFSPTHLMIFDVMDGGCLGYISISVVSLKDKKRSTQPFTIPFPLGIFDLPSSSETGSARIQRKKFAIDFSAMEGGSRIIKVDIPRFGHHRRLRGEVVLSPPPGAESMVTCSPWRREKNAFWYTRRSPWYIAEGVMQFGSTELVFLKDKAWGIFDWNRGVRPRGDIRLWAAACGKSGGRQIGFNVGYSSADSGPGTENAFFAEGKLHKLDQVTFHIPPTDWLEPWRFTSNDKRLEMTFTPHQERSDRNVMFFHTLTRRQVCGSFSGKVILDDGAKLEFQDITGFAERRKTRF